One segment of Arvicanthis niloticus isolate mArvNil1 chromosome 5, mArvNil1.pat.X, whole genome shotgun sequence DNA contains the following:
- the Ttll10 gene encoding inactive polyglycylase TTLL10 isoform X1 yields the protein MFKRICSLYRGVISCRSFYLTSRHRGHTRGGQDSLGRRKLTRQRRDAKMALHPQARRPHGHHRDGSEAQAEAKAQDMGRLPSPSRVGAAVCPIQGLGHRTARRPRRGVGTTSASRVPRPGALMPATRSRPRFIHCRGQPPRTHVSSKRPKRSRIHSHTEVPGWTHEKRMGSSVEEGLRPELSQLDQDADDLEEEEAARLPVTSPDGLLMEGDKQPNPSQGPFFYIGGTNGASIISNYCESKGWQRTQDSHCEDYKLKWCEIKCRDNYCSFREGQQLLFQLPNNKLLTTKIGLLSALREHARALSKARLLPSTQAKVLKMEEFFPETYRLDIRDERQAFFTLFDETQMWICKPTASNQGKGIFLIRSQEEAAALQAKTQSIEDDPIYRKMPFRAPQARVVQRYVQNPLLLDGKKFDVRSYMLIACAMPYMVFFGHGYARLTLSLYNPHSSDLSGHLTNQFMQKKSPLYMLLKESTVWSMEHLNRYINDKFRKTKGLPRDWVFTTFTKRMQQIMSHCFLAVKSKLECKLGYFDLIGCDFLIDENFKVWLLEMNSNPALHTNCEVLKEVIPGVVMETLDLALETCQKSLHSQKMLPLTSQRRFVLLYNGETTDLWPRLGSSRPLIRLPYPNPNPPRPTCEVSSSALSSARATIAERPGARKLMPSRGPPICASRKSRLSDLGGSSIAESEPSLCSGTLESSRDTTGEPSLGPPEEEREEEQRSTSHRGS from the exons AT GTTTAAACGCATCTGCTCATTGTACCGGGGTGTGATTTCCTGCCGGTCTTTTTATCTGACCag CAGACACAGAGGCCACACTCGTGGAGGCCAGGACAGTCTTGGCCGAAGAAAACTCACTAGGCAGAGACGGGATGCAAAGATGGCCTTACACCCACAGGCCAGGAGGCCTCATGGCCATCACAGAGATGGAAGTGAAGCACAAGCTGAAGCTAAAGCCCAGGATATGGGGAGGCTTCCTTCCCCAAGTAGGGTGGGTGCAGCTGTCTGTCCCATCCAAGGGCTGGGACATCGGACTGCTCGAAGACCCCGAAGGGGTGTAGGGACTACATCTGCCTCAAGGGTTCCTCGCCCTGGTGCCCTTATGCCTGCAACACGCAGCCGTCCAAGATTCATCCACTGCCGGGGTCAGCCCCCTCGGACCCATGTCAGCTCCAAGAGACCCAAACGGTCCAGGATCCATAGCCACACTGAGGTGCCAG GCTGGACCCATGAGAAACGGATGGGGAGCAGTGTCGAGGAAGGGCTCCGGCCTGAGCTAAGTCAGCTGGACCAAGATGCAG ACGACCTGGAGGAAGAAGAAGCTGCTAGACTCCCAGTGACCTCCCCAGACGGGCTCCTGATGGAAGGAGACAAGCAGCCCAATCCTAGTCAGGGCCCTTTCTTCTACATCGGAGGCACCAATGGAGCATCAAT AATCAGCAACTACTGTGAGAGCAAGGGCTGGCAACGCACTCAGGACAGCCACTGTGAAGACTACAAGCTAAAGTGGTGTGAGATCAAGTGCAGGGACAACTACTGCAGCTTCCGGGAAG GCCAGCAGTTGCTGTTCCAGCTCCCCAACAACAAACTGCTTACTACCAAGATTGGGTTGCTCAGTGCTCTTCGGGAGCATGCACGCGCTTTGAGCAAAGCCAGACTGCTGCCCAGTACCCAAGCCAA GGTCCTGAAAATGGAAGAGTTTTTTCCAGAGACCTATCGGCTGGACATCAGAGATGAGAGGCAGGCTTTCTTCACTCTGTTTGATG AAACCCAGATGTGGATCTGCAAGCCTACGGCCTCCAACCAGGGAAAGGGCATCTTTCTGATCAGGAGCCAGGAGGAGGCTGCTGCTCTGCAGGCCAAGACCCAGAGCATTGAGGACGACCCTATCTACCGCAAGATGCCCTTCCGTGCACCTCAGGCGAGAGTGGTGCAGAG ATATGTCCAGAACCCGCTGCTCCTAGACGGGAAGAAGTTTGACGTGCGATCCTACATGCTCATTGCCTGTGCCATGCCCTACATGGTCTTCTTTGGCCATGGCTATGCCCGCCTCACCCTCAGCCTGTATAACCCTCATTCCAGTGACCTCAGTGGTCATTTGACCAATCAG TTCATGCAGAAGAAGAGTCCCCTGTACATGCTGCTGAAAGAGAGCACTGTGTGGAGCATGGAGCATCTCAACCGATACATCAATGACAAATTTAggaagaccaagggcctccccagAGATTGGGTCTTCACCACTTTCACG AAGCGGATGCAGCAGATCATGTCCCATTGCTTCCTGGCTGTCAAGTCCAAGCTGGAGTGCAAGCTGGGTTACTTTGACCTCATTGGCTGTGATTTCCTGATTGATGAAAACTTCAAG GTGTGGCTGTTGGAGATGAACTCCAACCCTGCCCTACATACCAATTGTGAAGTCCTGAAGGAGGTGATCCCTGGAGTGGTTATGGAGACCTTGG ACCTGGCGCTTGAGACCTGCCAAAAGAGCTTGCACAGTCAGAAGATGCTGCCTCTGACGTCACAGCGTCGCTTTGTGCTCCTTTACAACGGCGAGACTACGGACTTGTGGCCGCGCTTGGGGAGCTCGCGCCCACTTATCCGCTTgccttaccctaaccctaaccctcccCGGCCCACCTGTGAAGTCTCATCCTCTGCGCTTTCCTCGGCACGTGCCACTATCGCAGAACGGCCTGGTGCACGCAAGCTGATGCCTTCCAGGGGACCTCCCATATGTGCCTCCCGCAAATCGCGGCTGTCTGACTTGGGCGGTAGCTCCATAGCAGAGTCTGAGCCCTCTCTCTGTTCTGGGACACTGGAAAGCAGCAGGGACACAACCGGGGAACCCTCCCTGGGGCCGCCCGAGGAAGAGCGCGAGGAGGAACAGAGGAGCACGAGCCATCGAGGCTCCTAG
- the Ttll10 gene encoding inactive polyglycylase TTLL10 isoform X2, with protein sequence MFKRICSLYRGVISCRSFYLTSRHRGHTRGGQDSLGRRKLTRQRRDAKMALHPQARRPHGHHRDGSEAQAEAKAQDMGRLPSPSRVGAAVCPIQGLGHRTARRPRRGVGTTSASRVPRPGALMPATRSRPRFIHCRGQPPRTHVSSKRPKRSRIHSHTEVPDDLEEEEAARLPVTSPDGLLMEGDKQPNPSQGPFFYIGGTNGASIISNYCESKGWQRTQDSHCEDYKLKWCEIKCRDNYCSFREGQQLLFQLPNNKLLTTKIGLLSALREHARALSKARLLPSTQAKVLKMEEFFPETYRLDIRDERQAFFTLFDETQMWICKPTASNQGKGIFLIRSQEEAAALQAKTQSIEDDPIYRKMPFRAPQARVVQRYVQNPLLLDGKKFDVRSYMLIACAMPYMVFFGHGYARLTLSLYNPHSSDLSGHLTNQFMQKKSPLYMLLKESTVWSMEHLNRYINDKFRKTKGLPRDWVFTTFTKRMQQIMSHCFLAVKSKLECKLGYFDLIGCDFLIDENFKVWLLEMNSNPALHTNCEVLKEVIPGVVMETLDLALETCQKSLHSQKMLPLTSQRRFVLLYNGETTDLWPRLGSSRPLIRLPYPNPNPPRPTCEVSSSALSSARATIAERPGARKLMPSRGPPICASRKSRLSDLGGSSIAESEPSLCSGTLESSRDTTGEPSLGPPEEEREEEQRSTSHRGS encoded by the exons AT GTTTAAACGCATCTGCTCATTGTACCGGGGTGTGATTTCCTGCCGGTCTTTTTATCTGACCag CAGACACAGAGGCCACACTCGTGGAGGCCAGGACAGTCTTGGCCGAAGAAAACTCACTAGGCAGAGACGGGATGCAAAGATGGCCTTACACCCACAGGCCAGGAGGCCTCATGGCCATCACAGAGATGGAAGTGAAGCACAAGCTGAAGCTAAAGCCCAGGATATGGGGAGGCTTCCTTCCCCAAGTAGGGTGGGTGCAGCTGTCTGTCCCATCCAAGGGCTGGGACATCGGACTGCTCGAAGACCCCGAAGGGGTGTAGGGACTACATCTGCCTCAAGGGTTCCTCGCCCTGGTGCCCTTATGCCTGCAACACGCAGCCGTCCAAGATTCATCCACTGCCGGGGTCAGCCCCCTCGGACCCATGTCAGCTCCAAGAGACCCAAACGGTCCAGGATCCATAGCCACACTGAGGTGCCAG ACGACCTGGAGGAAGAAGAAGCTGCTAGACTCCCAGTGACCTCCCCAGACGGGCTCCTGATGGAAGGAGACAAGCAGCCCAATCCTAGTCAGGGCCCTTTCTTCTACATCGGAGGCACCAATGGAGCATCAAT AATCAGCAACTACTGTGAGAGCAAGGGCTGGCAACGCACTCAGGACAGCCACTGTGAAGACTACAAGCTAAAGTGGTGTGAGATCAAGTGCAGGGACAACTACTGCAGCTTCCGGGAAG GCCAGCAGTTGCTGTTCCAGCTCCCCAACAACAAACTGCTTACTACCAAGATTGGGTTGCTCAGTGCTCTTCGGGAGCATGCACGCGCTTTGAGCAAAGCCAGACTGCTGCCCAGTACCCAAGCCAA GGTCCTGAAAATGGAAGAGTTTTTTCCAGAGACCTATCGGCTGGACATCAGAGATGAGAGGCAGGCTTTCTTCACTCTGTTTGATG AAACCCAGATGTGGATCTGCAAGCCTACGGCCTCCAACCAGGGAAAGGGCATCTTTCTGATCAGGAGCCAGGAGGAGGCTGCTGCTCTGCAGGCCAAGACCCAGAGCATTGAGGACGACCCTATCTACCGCAAGATGCCCTTCCGTGCACCTCAGGCGAGAGTGGTGCAGAG ATATGTCCAGAACCCGCTGCTCCTAGACGGGAAGAAGTTTGACGTGCGATCCTACATGCTCATTGCCTGTGCCATGCCCTACATGGTCTTCTTTGGCCATGGCTATGCCCGCCTCACCCTCAGCCTGTATAACCCTCATTCCAGTGACCTCAGTGGTCATTTGACCAATCAG TTCATGCAGAAGAAGAGTCCCCTGTACATGCTGCTGAAAGAGAGCACTGTGTGGAGCATGGAGCATCTCAACCGATACATCAATGACAAATTTAggaagaccaagggcctccccagAGATTGGGTCTTCACCACTTTCACG AAGCGGATGCAGCAGATCATGTCCCATTGCTTCCTGGCTGTCAAGTCCAAGCTGGAGTGCAAGCTGGGTTACTTTGACCTCATTGGCTGTGATTTCCTGATTGATGAAAACTTCAAG GTGTGGCTGTTGGAGATGAACTCCAACCCTGCCCTACATACCAATTGTGAAGTCCTGAAGGAGGTGATCCCTGGAGTGGTTATGGAGACCTTGG ACCTGGCGCTTGAGACCTGCCAAAAGAGCTTGCACAGTCAGAAGATGCTGCCTCTGACGTCACAGCGTCGCTTTGTGCTCCTTTACAACGGCGAGACTACGGACTTGTGGCCGCGCTTGGGGAGCTCGCGCCCACTTATCCGCTTgccttaccctaaccctaaccctcccCGGCCCACCTGTGAAGTCTCATCCTCTGCGCTTTCCTCGGCACGTGCCACTATCGCAGAACGGCCTGGTGCACGCAAGCTGATGCCTTCCAGGGGACCTCCCATATGTGCCTCCCGCAAATCGCGGCTGTCTGACTTGGGCGGTAGCTCCATAGCAGAGTCTGAGCCCTCTCTCTGTTCTGGGACACTGGAAAGCAGCAGGGACACAACCGGGGAACCCTCCCTGGGGCCGCCCGAGGAAGAGCGCGAGGAGGAACAGAGGAGCACGAGCCATCGAGGCTCCTAG
- the Ttll10 gene encoding inactive polyglycylase TTLL10 isoform X3 has protein sequence MGSSVEEGLRPELSQLDQDADDLEEEEAARLPVTSPDGLLMEGDKQPNPSQGPFFYIGGTNGASIISNYCESKGWQRTQDSHCEDYKLKWCEIKCRDNYCSFREGQQLLFQLPNNKLLTTKIGLLSALREHARALSKARLLPSTQAKVLKMEEFFPETYRLDIRDERQAFFTLFDETQMWICKPTASNQGKGIFLIRSQEEAAALQAKTQSIEDDPIYRKMPFRAPQARVVQRYVQNPLLLDGKKFDVRSYMLIACAMPYMVFFGHGYARLTLSLYNPHSSDLSGHLTNQFMQKKSPLYMLLKESTVWSMEHLNRYINDKFRKTKGLPRDWVFTTFTKRMQQIMSHCFLAVKSKLECKLGYFDLIGCDFLIDENFKVWLLEMNSNPALHTNCEVLKEVIPGVVMETLDLALETCQKSLHSQKMLPLTSQRRFVLLYNGETTDLWPRLGSSRPLIRLPYPNPNPPRPTCEVSSSALSSARATIAERPGARKLMPSRGPPICASRKSRLSDLGGSSIAESEPSLCSGTLESSRDTTGEPSLGPPEEEREEEQRSTSHRGS, from the exons ATGGGGAGCAGTGTCGAGGAAGGGCTCCGGCCTGAGCTAAGTCAGCTGGACCAAGATGCAG ACGACCTGGAGGAAGAAGAAGCTGCTAGACTCCCAGTGACCTCCCCAGACGGGCTCCTGATGGAAGGAGACAAGCAGCCCAATCCTAGTCAGGGCCCTTTCTTCTACATCGGAGGCACCAATGGAGCATCAAT AATCAGCAACTACTGTGAGAGCAAGGGCTGGCAACGCACTCAGGACAGCCACTGTGAAGACTACAAGCTAAAGTGGTGTGAGATCAAGTGCAGGGACAACTACTGCAGCTTCCGGGAAG GCCAGCAGTTGCTGTTCCAGCTCCCCAACAACAAACTGCTTACTACCAAGATTGGGTTGCTCAGTGCTCTTCGGGAGCATGCACGCGCTTTGAGCAAAGCCAGACTGCTGCCCAGTACCCAAGCCAA GGTCCTGAAAATGGAAGAGTTTTTTCCAGAGACCTATCGGCTGGACATCAGAGATGAGAGGCAGGCTTTCTTCACTCTGTTTGATG AAACCCAGATGTGGATCTGCAAGCCTACGGCCTCCAACCAGGGAAAGGGCATCTTTCTGATCAGGAGCCAGGAGGAGGCTGCTGCTCTGCAGGCCAAGACCCAGAGCATTGAGGACGACCCTATCTACCGCAAGATGCCCTTCCGTGCACCTCAGGCGAGAGTGGTGCAGAG ATATGTCCAGAACCCGCTGCTCCTAGACGGGAAGAAGTTTGACGTGCGATCCTACATGCTCATTGCCTGTGCCATGCCCTACATGGTCTTCTTTGGCCATGGCTATGCCCGCCTCACCCTCAGCCTGTATAACCCTCATTCCAGTGACCTCAGTGGTCATTTGACCAATCAG TTCATGCAGAAGAAGAGTCCCCTGTACATGCTGCTGAAAGAGAGCACTGTGTGGAGCATGGAGCATCTCAACCGATACATCAATGACAAATTTAggaagaccaagggcctccccagAGATTGGGTCTTCACCACTTTCACG AAGCGGATGCAGCAGATCATGTCCCATTGCTTCCTGGCTGTCAAGTCCAAGCTGGAGTGCAAGCTGGGTTACTTTGACCTCATTGGCTGTGATTTCCTGATTGATGAAAACTTCAAG GTGTGGCTGTTGGAGATGAACTCCAACCCTGCCCTACATACCAATTGTGAAGTCCTGAAGGAGGTGATCCCTGGAGTGGTTATGGAGACCTTGG ACCTGGCGCTTGAGACCTGCCAAAAGAGCTTGCACAGTCAGAAGATGCTGCCTCTGACGTCACAGCGTCGCTTTGTGCTCCTTTACAACGGCGAGACTACGGACTTGTGGCCGCGCTTGGGGAGCTCGCGCCCACTTATCCGCTTgccttaccctaaccctaaccctcccCGGCCCACCTGTGAAGTCTCATCCTCTGCGCTTTCCTCGGCACGTGCCACTATCGCAGAACGGCCTGGTGCACGCAAGCTGATGCCTTCCAGGGGACCTCCCATATGTGCCTCCCGCAAATCGCGGCTGTCTGACTTGGGCGGTAGCTCCATAGCAGAGTCTGAGCCCTCTCTCTGTTCTGGGACACTGGAAAGCAGCAGGGACACAACCGGGGAACCCTCCCTGGGGCCGCCCGAGGAAGAGCGCGAGGAGGAACAGAGGAGCACGAGCCATCGAGGCTCCTAG